In Zingiber officinale cultivar Zhangliang chromosome 8B, Zo_v1.1, whole genome shotgun sequence, a single genomic region encodes these proteins:
- the LOC122017669 gene encoding uncharacterized protein LOC122017669 isoform X1 yields MAARSILEPLEICFSDLQLMSSHSPQLSPAELSRIESLTAAVMQALGPSGPGLLVITGVPRAPGLRRDLLPLARKIALLSRKDRARVLKDHSLGSDVPLKNPNRNVSSCALQLRYSQNLNSQLSSTTLKSPVENHYSGEGYPVNDCFDNLDYVEFKNLGTTFKELGLCMMELGIQLAEVCDRAIGYTELKQSIIDGSAKGRLIHYHSAIDNIILKETNTRKKEFKRKTQQAENGIFPSNRCTMQRYPKERISKSISNLWQQWHYDYGIFTVLTSPLFMVSCQAEDCSHISCCQQSSSPDAHAYLQLFDIKKNIIYFVRSPPESFIVQVGEAADILTRGKLCSTLHSVSRPTDIQNLSRETFVVFLQPAWDKVLSSSEFPCLDETSNQVERLARNVSSVPKEENAPTRPTISDSEDAPELMQEILEKIPPLSIRYKKEMTFAEFSRETTKQYYSSSGTQSTR; encoded by the exons ATGGCGGCGAGGAGTATCCTTGAACCACTGGAGATCTGCTTCTCCGATCTTCAACTCATGTCTTCGCATTCTCCTCAACTCTCCCCAGCAGAGCTATCGCGGATCGAATCGCTCACTGCTGCGGTCATGCAAGCCCTAGGGCCCTCTGGGCCTGGCCTTCTCGTTATCACCGGTGTGCCCAGAGCTCCTGGTCTCCGCAGAGACCTTCTTCCCCTCGCTCGAAAGATCGCCCTCCTCAGCCGCAAGGACCGCGCTCGCGTCCTCAAG GATCATAGCTTGGGCAGTGATGTTCCCTTAAAGAATCCTAATAGAAACGTGTCATCCTGCGCTTTGCAGTTGAGGTATTCACAAAATCTAAATTCTCAATTATCATCAACTACTCTGAAAAGTCCAGTAGAAAACCATTACAGTGGAGAAGGATATCCTGTTAATGATTGTTTTGATAATCTTGATTATGTGGAGTTTAAGAACCTTGGAACCACTTTCAAAGAACTTGGTCTTTGCATGATGGAACTTGGTATTCAACTAGCAGAAGTTTGTGATAGAGCCATTGGTTACACAGAGTTAAAACAAAGCATCATTGATGGCAGTGCAAAAGGGCGTCTCATTCATTATCATTCTGCCATAGATAACATTATTctcaaagaaacaaacacaaggaAAAAAGAGTTCAAAAGAAAAACTCAACAAGCTGAGAATGGTATTTTTCCTTCAAACAGATGTACAATGCAAAGATATCCTAAAGAAAGGATTAGCAAGTCTATATCCAATCTGTGGCAGCAATGGCACTATGATTATGGAATTTTCACTGTTCTAACATCACCATTGTTTATGGTTTCCTGTCAGGCAGAAGATTGCAGTCATATTTCATGCTGTCAGCAGTCTTCTTCACCAGATGCACATGCATATCTCCAGTTGTTTGATATAAAGAAGAATATAATCTATTTTGTGAGATCCCCACCTGAGAGTTTCATCGTTCAGGTAGGGGAAGCAGCTGATATATTGACTAGAGGGAAGCTTTGTTCCACACTTCACTCTGTCAGTAGGCCTACTGACATTCAGAACTTGAGCAGGGAGACTTTTGTTGTGTTCCTGCAGCCAGCTTGGGACAAAGTTTTGTCCTCTTCTGAATTTCCTTGCCTAGACGAAACAAGCAATCAGGTAGAAAGACTTGCAAGAAATGTCAGCTCTGTACCCAAGGAAGAAAATGCTCCTACAAGACCTACCATCAGTGATTCTGAGGATGCACCAGAATTAATGCAAGAGATACTAGAGAAGATACCACCTCTATCTATTAGATATAAAAAAGAAATGACCTTTGCAGAGTTTTCCCGTGAGACTACCAAGCAATACTATAGCAGCAGCGGCACTCAGTCAACAAGATAG
- the LOC122017669 gene encoding uncharacterized protein LOC122017669 isoform X2 — MAARSILEPLEICFSDLQLMSSHSPQLSPAELSRIESLTAAVMQALGPSGPGLLVITGVPRAPGLRRDLLPLARKIALLSRKDRARVLKDHSLGSDVPLKNPNRNVSSCALQLRYSQNLNSQLSSTTLKSPVENHYSGEGYPVNDCFDNLDYVEFKNLGTTFKELGLCMMELGIQLAEVCDRAIGYTELKQSIIDGSAKGRLIHYHSAIDNIILKETNTRKKEFKRKTQQAENGIFPSNRCTMQRYPKERISKSISNLWQQWHYDYGIFTVLTSPLFMVSCQAEDCSHISCCQQSSSPDAHAYLQLFDIKKNIIYFVRSPPESFIVQVGEAADILTRASLGQSFVLF, encoded by the exons ATGGCGGCGAGGAGTATCCTTGAACCACTGGAGATCTGCTTCTCCGATCTTCAACTCATGTCTTCGCATTCTCCTCAACTCTCCCCAGCAGAGCTATCGCGGATCGAATCGCTCACTGCTGCGGTCATGCAAGCCCTAGGGCCCTCTGGGCCTGGCCTTCTCGTTATCACCGGTGTGCCCAGAGCTCCTGGTCTCCGCAGAGACCTTCTTCCCCTCGCTCGAAAGATCGCCCTCCTCAGCCGCAAGGACCGCGCTCGCGTCCTCAAG GATCATAGCTTGGGCAGTGATGTTCCCTTAAAGAATCCTAATAGAAACGTGTCATCCTGCGCTTTGCAGTTGAGGTATTCACAAAATCTAAATTCTCAATTATCATCAACTACTCTGAAAAGTCCAGTAGAAAACCATTACAGTGGAGAAGGATATCCTGTTAATGATTGTTTTGATAATCTTGATTATGTGGAGTTTAAGAACCTTGGAACCACTTTCAAAGAACTTGGTCTTTGCATGATGGAACTTGGTATTCAACTAGCAGAAGTTTGTGATAGAGCCATTGGTTACACAGAGTTAAAACAAAGCATCATTGATGGCAGTGCAAAAGGGCGTCTCATTCATTATCATTCTGCCATAGATAACATTATTctcaaagaaacaaacacaaggaAAAAAGAGTTCAAAAGAAAAACTCAACAAGCTGAGAATGGTATTTTTCCTTCAAACAGATGTACAATGCAAAGATATCCTAAAGAAAGGATTAGCAAGTCTATATCCAATCTGTGGCAGCAATGGCACTATGATTATGGAATTTTCACTGTTCTAACATCACCATTGTTTATGGTTTCCTGTCAGGCAGAAGATTGCAGTCATATTTCATGCTGTCAGCAGTCTTCTTCACCAGATGCACATGCATATCTCCAGTTGTTTGATATAAAGAAGAATATAATCTATTTTGTGAGATCCCCACCTGAGAGTTTCATCGTTCAGGTAGGGGAAGCAGCTGATATATTGACTAGAG CCAGCTTGGGACAAAGTTTTGTCCTCTTCTGA
- the LOC122017669 gene encoding uncharacterized protein LOC122017669 isoform X3, which produces MAARSILEPLEICFSDLQLMSSHSPQLSPAELSRIESLTAAVMQALGPSGPGLLVITGVPRAPGLRRDLLPLARKIALLSRKDRARVLKDHSLGSDVPLKNPNRNVSSCALQLRYSQNLNSQLSSTTLKSPVENHYSGEGYPVNDCFDNLDYVEFKNLGTTFKELGLCMMELGIQLAEVCDRAIGYTELKQSIIDGSAKGRLIHYHSAIDNIILKETNTRKKEFKRKTQQAENGRRLQSYFMLSAVFFTRCTCISPVV; this is translated from the exons ATGGCGGCGAGGAGTATCCTTGAACCACTGGAGATCTGCTTCTCCGATCTTCAACTCATGTCTTCGCATTCTCCTCAACTCTCCCCAGCAGAGCTATCGCGGATCGAATCGCTCACTGCTGCGGTCATGCAAGCCCTAGGGCCCTCTGGGCCTGGCCTTCTCGTTATCACCGGTGTGCCCAGAGCTCCTGGTCTCCGCAGAGACCTTCTTCCCCTCGCTCGAAAGATCGCCCTCCTCAGCCGCAAGGACCGCGCTCGCGTCCTCAAG GATCATAGCTTGGGCAGTGATGTTCCCTTAAAGAATCCTAATAGAAACGTGTCATCCTGCGCTTTGCAGTTGAGGTATTCACAAAATCTAAATTCTCAATTATCATCAACTACTCTGAAAAGTCCAGTAGAAAACCATTACAGTGGAGAAGGATATCCTGTTAATGATTGTTTTGATAATCTTGATTATGTGGAGTTTAAGAACCTTGGAACCACTTTCAAAGAACTTGGTCTTTGCATGATGGAACTTGGTATTCAACTAGCAGAAGTTTGTGATAGAGCCATTGGTTACACAGAGTTAAAACAAAGCATCATTGATGGCAGTGCAAAAGGGCGTCTCATTCATTATCATTCTGCCATAGATAACATTATTctcaaagaaacaaacacaaggaAAAAAGAGTTCAAAAGAAAAACTCAACAAGCTGAGAATG GCAGAAGATTGCAGTCATATTTCATGCTGTCAGCAGTCTTCTTCACCAGATGCACATGCATATCTCCAGTTGTTTGA